The Spirosoma sp. SC4-14 DNA window TCTCGATAATTAGTCCCAGCAGAAAATACCCGGAATTTGTATAATTAACCTGTTCGCCCGGTTTGTTTTGCAACGGTTTGTCTTTAAATGTAGCCAGCACGCGATCTTTTGTGACGGGTCGGGTAAATTCCAGGCTATCTTTCGAATAAAGAACACCTTTGTAATCATAGATGCCGGATGTATGGGCAAAAAGCTGTTCAATTGTGATCTGGTCACCTTTGGGATAATCGGGTAAGTACTGGCTCACGTTATCCTTCACCGAGAGTTTTTTCTCGTCCTGTAATTGCAGAATGGCTTGGGCTGTGAAGGTTTTGGTAATCGAGCCAAGTTGGTAAATGCTATTGGAATCGTTGAGGGTTTGCGCGGCTTCATTGCGCCAGCCATAGCCTTTCTGAAGAAAAATATGCCCCTGTCTGGCAACAAGCACCGTACCATTGAACCGATGATGACGAGCCGCTACGGTGAAGTATTCATCCACTTTTTCAGCCATCGTCCTGCCCGACTGAGCATTGGCCGGAAGGGTAAAGCAATAGAAAATTACGATTGAAACGATTCGTAAGAATAGTTGCATGGCAATGTTGTTTTTCGGCCAAAACAGCATGAAAAACAGTGCCCGGTCTTCTCAAATCCCGATTTGAGAAGACTTTTTCTTTTGTTGGGCCATATACTCGCTCGGCGACGCGCCCGTCAGTTGCTTGAAGATCCGCTGAAAAGTAGCCTGTGAGTTGAATCCCGATTCGAAGGCGACGCCGGTTAAGGTCAGGTGCTCATTGGCAGGGTCGAGAACCCGCCGTTTTACTTCTTCCACACGGTATTCATTGATGAATCCATTGAAGTTTTTATGAATGTGCTGATTCAGAACGGCCGAAATCAGTTTAGACGGGAATTGCAGATGCTTGCCTAATTTATCGACGCTTAAGTCGGGGTCCAGATATAGTTTTTCCTGCTCCATCGCTTTGATCAATGCCGTCACAACCTGCTCAATGATTTCGGGCGATAAATCAGAACCGGCTGCTTTGGAGGGGGAATTAGCTGGATTAACGGCTTCTGAACGTGTGTATAGGTATCCCTTAAAACCCAGCCAGTAAATCAGGATAGCAATGGGAATGTAAATTGGGTACCAGCCGAACCGATCAAGTAATGGGCCACGTAACGAAGGAATAATATAAGGCACCAGATGGATGAACCAAATCACCTGAAAGATCAGAAAGGCATTGATAAATTGCCGAAGCCAGCGTAGCTGTGGCCCCTGCTGGCCCTCAATGGAAGCCTGATGCTGATTCAAAAACCGTTTGGTTAATGCCAGATAAACCGTAGCGGAGAGCCAGCGTGGAATATCAACATAGGTATTGTATTCGTCCATAATATAGCCCCAGTGCGGCCCTTCGTTTCTTGGGATGAAGCCGAGCAGAGCCCCAATCACAAACGTCCATCCAATAAGTGGCGCGCCAATATCCAGAATCGTCGTATAAAAATGACGTTTTTCGGCCTGGCCGAGCCGGAAGGCAGGATTCAACACCGATTGAGTATAGAAGTAGATGAGCGGGCCAATGGACATGGCCAGAAAAAAAGGTAACAGCTCAGTTGCTAAGCTGATCCACTGACTGGTAATTGGAACACCCACCGCAAAGCTCATCAGCGCCAGCGAACCAATCAGCGTTGCTAACAATCGGTTTGATAATCGATTGCCTTTCGGATTAACCCATAACAATACAGCCAGAATACTCCCCTGAACGCTACCGAGTAGCAAAATGAGGTCGAGAGGAGCGATTGTCATTGCTGGCTAATCGACAATTTTTACCCGAATACGGTGCGGTGCTGGCTGATTACCACCAAAATAAAGCCCAGTACTGTAGGCAAACGACTTGTTGTGGGTGAATGGGATTGGCGTACCGCCGAGTACCTGATAAACCTTACGGTCGTAGTCGATTTTGATAGTCAGTCGTGTGGGCTGATTGATGGCTGTTTCGGCAACTTTAAAGTCGATGCGTTGTCCTTCTACATAGGCGTAGGCACCCAGATCGATCCGGCCGGTTTTAGGATTCCAGCGCCAGCCAACCCGTGCACCGTCGACCTGATGCGGTGGAACGCCATCGAGCGGCTGGTCTTTAGAGCCTACAAAACCGAGGCCAATTACCTTATTCCAGTCGTCGGCATCAACAGCGCCAATGTCATAAATGCAGCTACTGTCGAACGTAACCTCGGCGGTTATCTGAGCCGGACTGATCAGTAGTCCCACCTTGCGTTTGGGCATGGGTTCGTGTTCGCCAGCTTCAATAACCACCCAATCCGAACTTGATAGAAAGTCGGGCACACAGGCGCTCATAAACAGGCATAAGCCGACAATGAGCAACTTTACGGAAAATCGTGCCGATGAATCAAAACGGAGCATAATACGGAGACTGGGATGCGTTATGTATGCAAATAACGCGATAAATGAACGGATCTGTATCCCGTTGGCTCAGTAGCGCTTATCGATAACGGCTTTTTAAGGATAGGTATTGAGACGTTTTTGCAAAATACCTATTGCTAGTGTATACTGATCAATAGTATCATGAGCCTGTTTTTGGGTAGAATAAGCAACTATTACGTAACTTTCGGATCTTTATCCTGGCCAACAAACGTATTTTCTATTTGATTATGGAATCTGTCGTTCCCTCTTCCCTGCAATCGGCTCATCAGCCTGCCTTAGGTCGCTCAACGGACTGGCGGCTGGGTATTCCGGTCTACATTTACGCTGTCGTATTCTCGTCGTTCTGTGTCGTCATGGGGCTGCTCTGGGACATTATGTGGCATCTGACTATTGGGCGCGATGGGCTGTTTGCACCACCACATCTGGTTATTTATGTCGGAGCGATTGTCTCCGGATTGTTTTCGGCCTATCAAATTCTAACGCTTACCCTCCGCAAAAACCATCCTGGCCGTTCGGCTGCTGTGCCATTCTGGGGTGTATTTTATGGCCCACTGGGCGCAATGTTCAGCGTTTGGGGCGCATTGGCCATGCTGACATCGGCTCCATTTGATGATTGGTGGCATAACACCTACGGCCTCGATGTCCAGATTCTGACTCCGCCCCATACTATTCTGGCCATTGGCATCATGACCGTACAGTTTGGGGCTATGGTTGGTGTGCTGGCTTTACAGAATCGTTTTCGAAATCAAACAATACAACTGGATATCAATGCCAGTCGGCAGGCAACCCGTCTAAAGTATCTATTCGCTATTTCGGCAGGTTTGCTACTGATGATGCTTCAAACAATGCTGGCCGAATCGATAGGCAAACACGAATCGCACCATTCGAGTTATTATGCCACCGCAGCTATTATTTTCCCGTTTTATTTGCTGGCCGTTGGTCGGGCTTCACTGCTGCGCTGGCCTATCACAACCGCTACGGCCATATACATGCTGGGAATGGCCTTACCCTGTTGGGTTCTTCAGTTTTTTCCGGCTACACCCCGCCTTGGACCGGTGCTGAATCCCGTCACGCATTATCAGCCGTTTATGTTTCCACTACTGTTGGTGATTCCGGGCTTTGCCATCGACTGGCTGATGCATCGGTTCGAAATACCAAATGTCAGTAAACGTAAATTAAACGACTGGGTGCTAGCTGCTTTGTATGGCGTAGCCTTCATGCTGGTGTTGCTGCTTGTTCAGTGGCCGTTTGGCGAATTTCTGCTTACCTCGCCTTATGCCCGCAATGGATTTTTCCTAAGCTATTCACTTTCTTATGACGGCCCGCCGGATTGGGAGTTTCGATATGCCTACCCGGCCTGGCTCAAACAATCTACTGCTGATTTTCTGCTGGGTTTTGGGCGTGCATTGCTTTATGCAACGCTGTCGGCACGCGTTGGCCTACTATGGGGCAATTGGATGAAACGGGTGGTACGGTAGTAGTGAACAAGGTACATAGCATTATGATTTTTTCTGTATTTCGAGATTTAGCGCGGTTGAAGCAACTGACTTTTTATAGCCTGTTCATGTTCTGGCTGGCGTTTTCGCTTACGGCAACCGCTCATGTAGGAAGTTCGGGCGTTATTGTTCAGAAACAGGCAGGTAAGTATACGCTGCTGGTTAGTGTTAGCCCTCCCGATGTTGTGCCCGGCACGGCTAAAGTAACCGTATTTGTCGAACGGGGGCGCGTTAGCAGCGTTGGGGCTCGGCCCATTTATTTTCGATCGGGCGACAAAGGAGCACCCACGCATGATGTACTGCAACGCATTGGGCAAAATCGGTACGAAGGCGATCTCTGGCTCATGGACTCGGGTTCATCGAGTGTCGAACTAAGCATTGAAGGGCCCGATGGCAGAGAGCAGGTGGTGGTGCCAATTGTTGCCGTGGCTACTGCCATGCGCGATATGCCTGCCGGAACAGGCTGGGCATTGGCCGCCATGGGCTTGCTACTGGTTGTGATGCTGATTACCATTATTGGTGCCAGTAATGCCGATGGTATTGCCGACCCCCATCAACCAACGCCCAACGCACTGGGCCGCCGTCGGTTGATAGGTATGGGCGTCGGTTTGGTTGTGGTTACGTTGATTCTGGCGGGCTGGCGTTCGTGGTGGACCAGTACGGAGGAAGAATATCGTACTGTACAGCTTTACCGGCCAATGCCCATTCAAACGTCGGTGCAAATTGCGAACGCGCAGCGGCAACTTACGATCCGGTTCGATACGACTGGTTTTGGTAAAAAACGGCAGTTGCGCCGGATGTTTAGCTATATGCTGCCCGACCACGGAAAATTGATGCACGCTTTTCTGGTCAGAACACCAGGGCTGGATGCCTTTGCCCATTTACACCCGAACCGGCGCGACACGCTTAACTATGAAACGTCGTTGCCTGTGGGGTTGCCGGGAGGGAAATACCTGCTATATGCCGATGTGGTTTACCGAAGTGGTTTTACCGAAACGCTAACCGATACGGTTGAGGTGCCTTTCGTGAAAATAAGCGCCGAAGCGGCTGCCCAGGCCAAACCATCGGACCCCGACGATACCTGGCTCGTAACGGAGCCGATGGGCATAAAAACCAATGCCGCTAATGTGCCGCATCTGGACAACGATATGGTGGTATGCGGCAAGCCCGGTGCCACAACAAAGCTGGAAGATGGCACAAACATGATCTGGATGGACAAACCAGTAGGCGCACTGGAAGTTGGGAAGCTATACAATCTGAAATTTGCCGTAGCCGATGCTGATGGGAAAGCCGTTACACTGGAGCCGTATTTGGGCATGAGTGGTCACGCAGCTATTTTACGTTCCGATGGCACTGTTTACATCCACCTGCATCCGGTTGGTACCTACTCGATGGCGGCCGAAGAGTCGATGGTAAACCGTATCGCCGACACGACCCGAACGTTTCATTATCCGAATGCCGCCCGATTTCGGGATAGTATCGATACCTACGTTGCTACCCTCAAAACACTACCCGAAGACGAAAAGAATAAATTGCTGATGGCCGGTATGCCCGCCATGAATCATGAGATGAAAACCAAAAATATGGTTGAATTCCCATACGCATTTCCGCGCCCTGGCCACTATCGAATCTGGATTCAGGTGAAACGCAGTGGACGTGTGCTCACCGGCGTGTTCGATACGCAGGTAAACGAACCGCTGTTTTAAAGAGCAGGTCATTGGTTAATTCGTCATTGGTCATTAGATTATTGATTTGCCAATGACGAATGACCAATCATCAGTAGTTCCGGGCAAATTTTGGTTTTAGAGGTAACACGGGCTTTGACCCGTTCCTGTCTAAAAACGGACCTCAGTCCGCGTTACATCGAACCTTATGTCGCAATCCGTAACCCGTCGCCAGACTCTGGCAACGATCACTGCCGCTTTGGGCACTTCGCTTTCGCCAGCCGTAGCGTCGTCGGCTGCAATTCCACCGCCCGCTCCTATGGCTCCTGCACCCTTCGCACTTTGCCTGAACATGAGCACTCTTCGGGGGCACAAACTCGGTTTTGTCAAAGAGCTGGAAACCGCTTCGAAAGCTGGCTTTCAGCACGTCGAAATCTGGATTGAGACGTTGCAACAGTACATAAAATCGGGTGGTACGGTTGCCGATGCCCGTAAAGTGCTATCCGACCAGGGAATTCGGGTGGAAAATGCTATTGGTTTTGCTCCCTGGATTATCGACGATGATGCCAAACGTGCTCAGGGGCTCGATCAGATGAAACGCGAGATGGAATTGCTGGCCCAAATTGGGTGCAAACGGGTAGCAACGCCGTCGATAGGCGCACAAACGCCCGATTCGCCCAGTATCGATTTGAAAAAAGCCGCCGAACGCTACCGGGCTATTCTGGAATTAGGCGATCAGACGGGTGTAGTTCCCCAACTGGAAATGTGGGGCTTCTCAAAAAACCTGAGTCGGTTGAGCGAGGTCATGTATGTAGCAATCGAAACCGGTCACCCATCGGCACGACTACTACTCGATATTTACCATATTTTTAAAGGAGGTACCAGTATCGATAGCCTGCCATTGGTAGGCAAACCGGCTATTGAAGTATTTCACGTTAACGATTACCCCGCCAACATGACTCGTGAGGTTATCACCGATGCCGATCGAGTTTATCCGGGCGATGGGGTAGCACCTATCAAAGAAACTCTGAAACGCATTAAAGATCCCAACAAATCTATTATTGTGTCGCTGGAAGTATTCAACAAAAACTACTACGCTCAGGACGCCATGACGGTCGCCAAAACCTCCATGGACAAAATGAAAAAAATGGTAGCAGGCGTATAAGTAGTGCAAAAAATAGTGAAGAGTGTAGAGTGAAAAATGAAGAATAAACTAGAAGCGTCAGCCCTATTTTTCACTCTACACTATTTTTTTCGCTACTTATTCCTTGTCCGCCCGGCGGTCGGCGCGGATTTCGGGAATGGTATCGGGGTCGATTAGGCTAAGCGAAGCGGCATGTTCAGCCGCTTCAACCGTATCAGGAACCAGCAACATCGGAACGTTATAGGCTTCTGTGGTTCGGATGAGTTCGCGAACGGCTGCGTCGCGCCGATCTTCGGAGACATCACGGATGTAGATGGCCCGAATTCGGCCGGGATTATCGCGAACAACCTGTGTATAGATTTCAGGGTCCTGCTGGCCGCTGTCGCCAATCAGCACAAATGGCAGCGCTGGGTTTACGTCCAGTACTTTCCGAATCATGGCAAGCTTGTGCGTGTGATGCGATTGATCTGAAAGTAATTCGGGGTTAAAACTGAAATCGCGAAGCAGAATTGGCCCTTTCGGAATGCCCTGAATCCGGAAAAAATCAACCAGCAAATCGTATAGATTCCAGGGGCTGCTCGACACAAAATAGATTGGATTAAACAAGGTTGTAACAGGGCCGCTTTGCAATGCCCGATAAAAAGCCGCGACACCGGCAAACGGCAGGCGGGTATAAGCATTGCCCAGAAATGTAAGCCGTGCGGTTTGTAAAAGGCTGGTTGCCCCCGTTACCAGCACGGTGTCGTCGATGTCGGAAATAACCCCAAACTGGCTATAGTGGGGCGAAATCATCAGATAACCATCTTTAGCAACTGCTTCGCCCGTGGGCTGAACAACGTTGTCGAGCGCATAACGAACCGGGAACCAGGCCCTGCCCGGTGGTAGATCGTTTGGCGGAGTAATCGTTATGTCGAAATAACCATCAGCGTCGGTTTGGGTAATGTAAGTCTTCCCGAAGGCTTCCACGCGTACGGTCGCGCCCGGTACTTCGTCACTTTCGAATCGCTGATAGGTAGCCAGCAGGTTTTGCCAGAACGTATCGTTGTCGCTGGGCGTACTCAGATCCCGCTGGCGCAAAACCCGCCCTTTCAGCCACACCGCTGTTGGGCTGCCAAAACCCCGGTAATAAATGATCTTATAAGGTTTTTCGACGTCGAGACGGTTAAAGAGACGATTCTTAAGTTTGTCGAACTGCGCTTCGGCATCGGCTGAAGCACTAATCAAAAAATCTTTCCAGCTAGTCATTGGATTGCTCGTTGATAATCGTCCCACTCATCAATGTCGGTTAATTGTTCCAGACATTCGAACGTCAGACTATGTTGCAAAATGGCCAGTTCGGTCAACTCAAAAAGTTCCGGCTGACTCCAGGGCATATTTTCGAACAAAAACGGATAAAACCGATTGGTGCCTAACAAATAATAGCCACCATCGGTAGCCGGACCAATTACAACATCGGCGGTTTTCAGCACATCAAAAGCCTGTTGAATATGCGCTGGAGTAATGGCCAGACAATCGCTTCCAATAATGACAACGTGATCGTCGG harbors:
- a CDS encoding helix-turn-helix domain-containing protein; translated protein: MTIAPLDLILLLGSVQGSILAVLLWVNPKGNRLSNRLLATLIGSLALMSFAVGVPITSQWISLATELLPFFLAMSIGPLIYFYTQSVLNPAFRLGQAEKRHFYTTILDIGAPLIGWTFVIGALLGFIPRNEGPHWGYIMDEYNTYVDIPRWLSATVYLALTKRFLNQHQASIEGQQGPQLRWLRQFINAFLIFQVIWFIHLVPYIIPSLRGPLLDRFGWYPIYIPIAILIYWLGFKGYLYTRSEAVNPANSPSKAAGSDLSPEIIEQVVTALIKAMEQEKLYLDPDLSVDKLGKHLQFPSKLISAVLNQHIHKNFNGFINEYRVEEVKRRVLDPANEHLTLTGVAFESGFNSQATFQRIFKQLTGASPSEYMAQQKKKSSQIGI
- a CDS encoding sugar phosphate isomerase/epimerase family protein, whose protein sequence is MSQSVTRRQTLATITAALGTSLSPAVASSAAIPPPAPMAPAPFALCLNMSTLRGHKLGFVKELETASKAGFQHVEIWIETLQQYIKSGGTVADARKVLSDQGIRVENAIGFAPWIIDDDAKRAQGLDQMKREMELLAQIGCKRVATPSIGAQTPDSPSIDLKKAAERYRAILELGDQTGVVPQLEMWGFSKNLSRLSEVMYVAIETGHPSARLLLDIYHIFKGGTSIDSLPLVGKPAIEVFHVNDYPANMTREVITDADRVYPGDGVAPIKETLKRIKDPNKSIIVSLEVFNKNYYAQDAMTVAKTSMDKMKKMVAGV
- a CDS encoding phosphatase domain-containing protein gives rise to the protein MTSWKDFLISASADAEAQFDKLKNRLFNRLDVEKPYKIIYYRGFGSPTAVWLKGRVLRQRDLSTPSDNDTFWQNLLATYQRFESDEVPGATVRVEAFGKTYITQTDADGYFDITITPPNDLPPGRAWFPVRYALDNVVQPTGEAVAKDGYLMISPHYSQFGVISDIDDTVLVTGATSLLQTARLTFLGNAYTRLPFAGVAAFYRALQSGPVTTLFNPIYFVSSSPWNLYDLLVDFFRIQGIPKGPILLRDFSFNPELLSDQSHHTHKLAMIRKVLDVNPALPFVLIGDSGQQDPEIYTQVVRDNPGRIRAIYIRDVSEDRRDAAVRELIRTTEAYNVPMLLVPDTVEAAEHAASLSLIDPDTIPEIRADRRADKE
- a CDS encoding TIGR04282 family arsenosugar biosynthesis glycosyltransferase, producing MAENHLIIFVKNPIAGQVKTRIARTVGNERAVEVYQHLLQHTQQITQSIPCHKVVYYGDFINTNDGWNGYEKQIQTGNDLGQRMLNAFREQFAAASADDHVVIIGSDCLAITPAHIQQAFDVLKTADVVIGPATDGGYYLLGTNRFYPFLFENMPWSQPELFELTELAILQHSLTFECLEQLTDIDEWDDYQRAIQ